Part of the Rhizobium sp. WYJ-E13 genome is shown below.
GAGGAGTACGAACCATGGCTGAACAACGCACTCCCCTCGTCGAGCTGAAGAATATCTCGATCTCCTTCGGCGGCATTCACGCGGTCGACAATGCCTCGGTCGATCTCTATCCCGGCGAGGTCGTGGCCCTTCTCGGCCATAACGGCGCCGGCAAGTCGACGCTGATCAAGATCCTCTCCGGCGCCTACAAGCGTGATTCGGGCGAGATCCTGATCAATGGCGAACCGGCCGATATCCGCAATCCGCGCGATGCCAAGAAGTTCGGCATCGAGACGATCTACCAGACGCTCGCCGTCGCCGACAATGTCGACGCCGCCGCCAACCTCTATCTCGGCCGCGAGCTGAAGACCCGCTGGGGCACGCTCGACGACGTCGCGATGGAACATTCCGCCCGCGAGGTGATGGGCCGCCTCAACCCCAACTTCAAGCGCTTCAAGGAGCCGGTCAAGGCGCTATCCGGCGGCCAGCGCCAGTCCGTGGCGATCGCCCGTGCCATCCTGTTCAACGCCCGCATCCTCATCATGGACGAGCCGACGGCAGCCCTTGGTCCCCAGGAAACGGCGCAGGTCGGAGAACTCATCAAGCAGCTGAAAAAGGAAGGCATCGGCATCTTCTTGATCAGCCACGACATCCACGACGTCTTCGACCTCGCGGACCGCGTCTCGGTCATGAAAAACGGCCAGGTCGTCGGCCACGCCCGCACCGAGGATGTCACCAAGGACGAAGTCCTCGGCATGATCATCCTCGGCAAGGTGCCGCCCAAGGCCATCCCCGGCCCCGGCGCCATGCAGATGTGATCGATCGATAGCTCGACAAACAAACTCCGCCGCCCGAAGGGGCCGGCGGAGTTTTCATTTCGGCAACAGCGCCCGGCCAATCTCACCTTAAAAGCCAAGCCACAGAAATTCCGTAAACTTCGCGATTGAAGCAGAGCCAAAGCTAGGCTAAGAACCACGACATCGGACGACGAGTCACATCGTCAGGCATGCACCCGTAGCTCAGCTGGATAGAGTGTTGGATTCCGATTCCAAAGGTCACAGGTTCGAATCCTGTCGGGTGCGCCATTTTTAGATGTCCGACCCGGACACATAGGTTACGGTTTCCTGAGACATAGGTAACACCTTTGCGCCGGGTCCGTCACTGTCAGTGCCCAGCTTGTTGACGCCGAGATTGCCGCGTGAGTGTGCAGGCTGCCTGCCACCACGCTTTGAATCGTACCATGCTGCCCTGATTGCGAATTCGGCTTTGCCATCCAGCGGTACATCGGGTTGCGTCGCGCTCATTTTGCCTCATCGAACCCTGCAGACGCCTCGCTCGATCGCTCTCCGGACCGCCGAACTCCTTGCGCAAGCGGCAGTGAGCGGACTGCGTAACACCGCAACGATCGGCGGTCTGCGGATCCAATAGGGCCTTGGTCGCTGAGATGTCCTGAGCCGGAGGGCTCCACCTCCCATGTTTACATGCGACAAATTTAGGGATATTTTATATCCATAATATCTGCTGATTTTATCCACGCCGGAACGCATCAATGATTTTAAAGAGCCAAGTCGAGTGGGTGCTTCATTGCTGCGCCATTCTCGCTGGCCTGCCCGATGGGCGCTATCTGTCGACCAAGGCGCTGGCAGAATTGCACGGGCTTCCGAAGGAATACCTATCCAAGGCACTGCAGAGCCTGTCTCAGGCAGGGCTCGTTCATTCGACCCTCGGCCCATCCGGTGGCTATCGCCTCGCAAGACCGCCGGCGGAATTGACCTTTCTCGATATCGCGGAGGCGGTGGAAGGCAAAGCGCGGACCTTTGTCTGCGCCAACATCCGCGCCAACAACCCCTGCCGCCCGAAGGGCTATTGCGACAGCAGCCCCTGCGCCGTGGCTCGCATCATGTGGGAAGCCGACGAAGCCTGGCGCCAGAAACTGCGCGGCGTCACGCTGGCGGATCTTGGAGAAATACTGTCGCAAGAAACGCCTCCAGCCATCTGGAAGGATACCTTCGAGTGGGTTCTAAAGCGCGCTGGATGAGCGCGCTCCAGTACTCGGAGCGAAAGACCCGCCGCGGGTTGTTGCCGGCACATGCACGAGGCTTTCGGCAGGCACAGCCAGCGAAAGACCGCTTGCCCCGCATTGATCATGGATGAGATCGATGATCTCGTTCCTGGCTGACATTCCTATGGCGAGACTGGGGACGCGGAACTGCAACTCCAGTTCGATCGCAATCGCGTCGATGGTCTTCAGGGCGACGGCCGGTGGCGGATCCTTGACAATACGGCTACTAGCCTGAAGCACGGACCGCATGGCTTCCTCGACAAAGCTTGGCCTTTGCCCAGCGGCAAAGCGCACGGTTAACACGATCTGATGCGTCTCGTCGGGGCGGCTGAGGCTGGTCAGGCCTTGCCTCGCCAGCATACTGTTTGGCAGCACGACAATGTTGTTGGCGCCGGTCAGCAGGTTGGTGGAGCGCCAGTTAGTCTCGGTGACACGACCCGCGGTGCCGTCGTTCAATTGGACCCAATCGCCAATGGCATAGGCCTTGCCGAGCGTCAGTGCGATGCCGGAAAAGACGTCGCCGAGCGTGTTCTGTAAAGCCAGACCCAGGATGACGGCAACGATGCCGGAGGTCGTCACCAATGTAGCGATCGGCATACCGAAAACGAAGCCCGTGACCGACAGCGCCATGCCGACATAGACGACGGCTACAGCCATATCCATGATGAGGTGGGCTTCCCGCGGCTTACGATTGAGTCGGACATAGAGATGGAGGAAGCCGATGATCGTCCAAGCGAGATGGGTCCACCAGAGAATTCTGGCCGATTTGGAGAGCAGCGCGACAAAACCCTCCGTGTAGACGTCGTCGGGCTGATGCGGAGCGATGCCCCCCATGTAGAGCACGAGGCTCATGCCGGTGAAGAACAGGATCTGGGCGATCAGGCGTCCTGTCGGACGGTTCCTGCCCTGTGAGTGCCATACGACGATACCGGCAATCCCCAGGATGTTGATCAGAAGGAACGGCAAGAAGTGGTCATCGCCAAACATGGTTAGGAATCACCGATAACGGTTGATCGCATCGAAGAACGGCCGTGCACCGGATCGGGCGCCCGGCCTGTTCATCTATTTTTTGATCGGAAACGTCAGTTCCTGCTGGGCAGTATCGACCACGAAGACCGCGAGCAGCTTCGCGGGCTCGGTCTTACTTGCATTCTCACTGACGCCGTGGCGATCGCCCGGCAGTTCCGAAAAGCTCTCGCCGGCCTTGTAGACCTTCACAGGGCCATCGTTGACCTGACTGCGTATCGCTCCTTCGAGGACTGTCGCGTAGAT
Proteins encoded:
- a CDS encoding ATP-binding cassette domain-containing protein, coding for MAEQRTPLVELKNISISFGGIHAVDNASVDLYPGEVVALLGHNGAGKSTLIKILSGAYKRDSGEILINGEPADIRNPRDAKKFGIETIYQTLAVADNVDAAANLYLGRELKTRWGTLDDVAMEHSAREVMGRLNPNFKRFKEPVKALSGGQRQSVAIARAILFNARILIMDEPTAALGPQETAQVGELIKQLKKEGIGIFLISHDIHDVFDLADRVSVMKNGQVVGHARTEDVTKDEVLGMIILGKVPPKAIPGPGAMQM
- a CDS encoding Rrf2 family transcriptional regulator, with the translated sequence MILKSQVEWVLHCCAILAGLPDGRYLSTKALAELHGLPKEYLSKALQSLSQAGLVHSTLGPSGGYRLARPPAELTFLDIAEAVEGKARTFVCANIRANNPCRPKGYCDSSPCAVARIMWEADEAWRQKLRGVTLADLGEILSQETPPAIWKDTFEWVLKRAG
- a CDS encoding mechanosensitive ion channel family protein produces the protein MFGDDHFLPFLLINILGIAGIVVWHSQGRNRPTGRLIAQILFFTGMSLVLYMGGIAPHQPDDVYTEGFVALLSKSARILWWTHLAWTIIGFLHLYVRLNRKPREAHLIMDMAVAVVYVGMALSVTGFVFGMPIATLVTTSGIVAVILGLALQNTLGDVFSGIALTLGKAYAIGDWVQLNDGTAGRVTETNWRSTNLLTGANNIVVLPNSMLARQGLTSLSRPDETHQIVLTVRFAAGQRPSFVEEAMRSVLQASSRIVKDPPPAVALKTIDAIAIELELQFRVPSLAIGMSARNEIIDLIHDQCGASGLSLAVPAESLVHVPATTRGGSFAPSTGARSSSAL
- a CDS encoding cupin domain-containing protein; translation: MIKPILALAMTALLSATAAANDAGEKDAKVTLVYEHELPNVPGKSMKGVLVEYGPGGFSEGHTHPSSAFIYATVLEGAIRSQVNDGPVKVYKAGESFSELPGDRHGVSENASKTEPAKLLAVFVVDTAQQELTFPIKK